Proteins from one Thioflavicoccus mobilis 8321 genomic window:
- a CDS encoding carbohydrate ABC transporter permease — protein MSRGGLLERLFWRAGTLLVIGYALLPVAWILSLSLKPAADLGDGRFLPRAPSLEHYRAIFADAQFPAALLNSLGIAALATFASVLLGMLAAYAIVRLRFRGRSLVLGAALAIAMFPPVAVIGPLFELWRHIGLYDTWPGLILPYMTFTLPLAIWTLAAFFREIPWDLDQAARVDGATPLQAFRHVIAPLAAPGVFTAAILVFIFAWNDFLFAAALTSTNAARTVPAAIAFFTGSSRFELPTGLIAAASVVVTVPVTLAVLVFQRRIVAGLTAGAVKG, from the coding sequence ATGAGCAGGGGCGGGCTCCTCGAGCGGCTCTTCTGGCGGGCCGGTACGCTGCTCGTGATCGGCTATGCGCTGCTGCCGGTCGCCTGGATCCTGTCGCTGTCGCTGAAGCCGGCCGCCGACCTCGGCGACGGCCGCTTCCTGCCGCGCGCGCCGAGCCTGGAGCACTACCGGGCGATCTTCGCCGACGCCCAGTTCCCGGCCGCCCTGCTGAACTCGCTCGGGATCGCGGCACTCGCGACCTTCGCCTCGGTCCTGCTCGGGATGCTCGCCGCCTATGCGATCGTGCGGCTGCGCTTCCGCGGCCGCTCGCTGGTGCTCGGCGCGGCGCTGGCGATCGCGATGTTCCCGCCGGTCGCCGTCATCGGGCCGCTGTTCGAGCTGTGGCGCCACATCGGCCTCTACGACACCTGGCCCGGCCTGATCCTGCCCTATATGACCTTTACGCTGCCGCTCGCGATCTGGACGCTGGCGGCCTTCTTCCGCGAGATCCCGTGGGACCTCGACCAGGCGGCGCGGGTCGACGGGGCGACGCCGCTGCAGGCCTTCCGCCACGTGATCGCACCGCTCGCCGCGCCCGGCGTCTTCACGGCCGCGATCCTGGTCTTCATCTTCGCCTGGAACGACTTCCTGTTCGCCGCCGCGCTGACCTCGACCAACGCCGCGCGCACGGTGCCGGCGGCGATCGCCTTCTTCACCGGCAGCTCGCGCTTCGAGCTGCCGACCGGCTTGATCGCCGCCGCCTCGGTTGTCGTCACGGTGCCGGTGACGCTGGCCGTCCTTGTCTTTCAGCGGCGCATCGTCGCCGGGCTCACCGCCGGGGCGGTGAAGGGGTAA
- a CDS encoding ATP-binding protein: protein MTFSIRTKLFLIFLITSILVAASILGLMHWSFRQGLVELAETRQGNYLEEVAARLAEVYRRDGGWTELANDKGLWIAILKGRHHGPPDEPPEPLVDRPSDRPHAPLGEPGHNRRFGDDPLGVWPPEEALRPPPPGAPPLPLGLRLMLLDANGQIVWGRATLLDNARRYPVTVYGETVGTLALRPGPIISELEELRFLKRQKKTLLAIATGMVVLSAALALILARSLTHRLFGFQSTARQLAAGDYSARVATAGGDELGRLGADINALAEALELNEQARRQWVADISHELRTPLALLRAELEALQDGVRPLTPDSVDTLLTDTLRLGRLVDDLYELSMTDLGALSYRKELVEPSAIIEADVESFATRYTAAGLTLRLEQHLSEPVTLVADPHRLSQLFRNLLQNSLQYTDPGGRLTVVLRRDEQALICDFEDTAPGVPAESLAHLFDRLYRVDASRSRHTGGAGLGLAICQNIVAAHGGTIRARPSLGGGLWVQIRLPLRG from the coding sequence ATGACCTTTTCGATCCGCACCAAGCTGTTCCTGATCTTCCTGATCACCAGCATCCTGGTGGCGGCATCGATACTTGGTTTGATGCACTGGTCCTTTCGCCAAGGGTTGGTGGAGCTGGCCGAGACCCGGCAGGGCAACTACCTCGAGGAGGTCGCGGCACGGCTCGCCGAGGTCTATCGTCGTGATGGCGGCTGGACCGAACTGGCCAATGACAAGGGGCTTTGGATCGCCATCTTAAAGGGCCGGCACCATGGGCCACCCGACGAGCCGCCCGAGCCCTTGGTCGACCGGCCAAGCGATCGTCCCCACGCCCCGCTCGGCGAACCCGGACACAATCGCCGCTTCGGCGACGACCCGCTCGGGGTCTGGCCCCCCGAAGAGGCCCTGCGGCCCCCGCCCCCTGGCGCCCCGCCGTTGCCGCTTGGCCTGCGCCTGATGCTGCTCGATGCCAATGGCCAAATCGTCTGGGGCCGTGCCACGCTCCTCGACAATGCCCGGCGCTACCCGGTGACCGTCTACGGCGAGACCGTCGGCACCCTGGCGCTGCGGCCCGGCCCGATCATCTCGGAGCTCGAGGAGTTGCGCTTCCTCAAACGCCAGAAGAAGACGCTGCTGGCAATCGCCACCGGGATGGTCGTACTTTCCGCCGCCCTCGCCCTGATACTCGCGCGCAGCCTCACGCACCGGCTGTTCGGCTTCCAATCGACCGCGCGGCAGCTCGCCGCCGGCGACTATAGCGCGCGGGTGGCGACGGCGGGCGGCGACGAGCTCGGGCGCCTCGGCGCCGATATCAATGCCCTGGCCGAAGCCCTGGAGCTCAACGAGCAGGCGCGCCGCCAATGGGTCGCCGACATCTCCCACGAGCTGCGCACACCGCTGGCGCTGCTGCGGGCCGAACTGGAGGCGCTGCAGGACGGGGTGCGCCCGCTGACCCCCGACTCCGTCGATACCCTACTCACCGACACGCTGCGTCTCGGGCGGTTGGTCGACGACCTCTACGAGCTGTCGATGACCGACCTCGGCGCGCTCAGCTACCGCAAGGAGCTGGTGGAGCCGAGCGCGATCATCGAGGCCGACGTCGAATCCTTCGCCACCCGATACACCGCGGCCGGCCTCACGCTGCGCCTCGAGCAGCACCTGAGCGAACCTGTCACGCTGGTCGCCGACCCGCACCGTCTCTCGCAACTGTTTCGCAATCTCCTGCAGAACAGCCTCCAGTACACGGACCCGGGCGGCCGCCTGACGGTCGTCCTGCGGCGCGACGAGCAGGCCCTGATCTGCGACTTCGAGGACACGGCCCCGGGCGTGCCGGCCGAGTCGCTCGCCCACCTGTTCGACCGGCTCTACCGCGTCGACGCCTCGCGCAGCCGTCACACCGGCGGGGCCGGGCTTGGGCTCGCGATCTGCCAGAATATCGTTGCGGCCCATGGCGGCACGATCCGCGCCCGGCCCTCGCTCGGTGGCGGGCTCTGGGTGCAGATCCGCCTGCCGCTGCGCGGCTGA
- a CDS encoding response regulator — MSDTILIVEDELRLARLLSDYLEGAGYRTTHLVDGRTVVECVRAEGPALILLDLMLPGKDGLAICREIRAFSSVPIVMTTARVEEIDRLLGLDLGADDYICKPYSPREVVARVKAVLRRAGQNGTTTSPGDPLVLDESTLRVRTGQGEVELTAVEFALLTALHATPGRIFSRDHLMDRIYRDHRVVSDRTIDSHVKKLRRKLAELLPEHDLIHSVYGVGYRYEIRPTS, encoded by the coding sequence ATGAGCGACACCATCCTGATCGTCGAAGACGAACTCCGCCTGGCCCGGCTCCTCTCGGATTATCTGGAGGGGGCCGGCTATCGCACCACCCACCTCGTCGATGGCCGCACCGTCGTCGAGTGCGTGCGCGCCGAGGGTCCGGCGCTGATCCTGCTCGACCTGATGCTGCCGGGCAAGGACGGCCTGGCCATCTGCCGCGAGATCCGAGCCTTCAGCAGCGTGCCGATCGTGATGACGACGGCCCGTGTCGAAGAAATCGACCGGCTGCTCGGCCTCGACCTCGGCGCCGACGACTACATCTGCAAGCCCTACAGCCCGCGCGAGGTCGTCGCCCGCGTCAAGGCCGTCCTGCGGCGTGCAGGCCAAAACGGCACGACGACGTCCCCGGGAGACCCCCTAGTGCTCGACGAATCGACGCTGCGCGTGCGCACCGGCCAGGGGGAGGTCGAGCTCACAGCCGTGGAGTTCGCGCTGCTCACCGCGCTCCACGCCACCCCCGGGCGGATCTTCAGCCGCGACCACCTGATGGATCGCATCTACCGGGACCATCGCGTCGTCTCCGATCGCACCATCGACAGCCATGTGAAGAAACTGCGCCGCAAGCTCGCCGAGCTCCTGCCCGAACACGACCTGATCCACTCGGTCTACGGCGTGGGCTACCGCTACGAGATCCGCCCAACCTCGTGA
- a CDS encoding ABC transporter ATP-binding protein, whose product MAEIVCEGIAKRFADGTQALQPTDLTIRDGEFFVLVGPSGCGKSTLLKIIVGLERPSAGEVRVAGEAVTGRDPKDRNMAMVFQSYAIYPHMTVRENMAFPLKLGRLPEAEIATRVEEAAAILELTELLGRKPAALSGGQRQRVAMGRAIVRQPAAFLLDEPLSNLDAKLRVQMRTELGRLQRRLGTTTVYVTHDQTEALTLGERIAVLRRGAVQQVGTPRELYQSPANLFVAGFIGSPAMNLLPATLEGDRLRLPMLELVLPEPAPGVPAAREVIAGIRPEDFRVAPGDGDATSFRADVELVEWLGADLFVYFDVAALRSARLGVLEEELGLPAEHDGRLRLVARLGSDCRVREGAGVALGIEAGAILLFDPDSGERIDIG is encoded by the coding sequence ATGGCCGAGATCGTCTGCGAGGGGATCGCCAAGCGCTTCGCCGATGGCACGCAAGCGCTGCAACCGACGGATCTGACGATCCGCGACGGCGAGTTCTTCGTCCTGGTCGGGCCGTCCGGGTGCGGCAAGTCGACGCTGCTCAAGATCATCGTCGGTCTCGAGCGCCCAAGCGCCGGCGAGGTACGGGTCGCCGGCGAGGCGGTCACCGGGCGCGACCCGAAGGACCGCAACATGGCGATGGTCTTCCAGAGCTACGCCATCTATCCGCACATGACGGTGCGCGAGAACATGGCCTTCCCGCTCAAGTTGGGGCGGCTGCCGGAGGCCGAGATCGCGACGCGGGTCGAGGAGGCGGCGGCCATCCTGGAGCTGACCGAGCTGCTCGGGCGCAAGCCGGCAGCGCTCTCGGGCGGGCAGCGCCAGCGCGTCGCGATGGGCAGGGCGATTGTGCGCCAGCCGGCCGCCTTCCTGCTCGACGAGCCGCTCTCGAACCTGGACGCGAAGCTGCGGGTGCAGATGCGTACCGAGCTCGGGCGGCTCCAGCGGCGGCTCGGCACGACGACCGTCTACGTTACCCACGACCAGACCGAGGCGCTGACGCTCGGCGAGCGGATCGCGGTGCTGCGCCGTGGCGCGGTCCAGCAGGTCGGCACGCCGCGCGAACTCTACCAAAGCCCGGCAAACCTGTTCGTCGCCGGCTTCATCGGCTCGCCGGCGATGAACCTGCTGCCGGCGACGCTGGAGGGCGACCGCCTGCGGCTGCCGATGCTGGAACTGGTCTTGCCCGAACCGGCCCCTGGGGTACCGGCGGCGCGCGAGGTGATCGCCGGTATCCGGCCCGAGGACTTCCGGGTCGCGCCGGGCGACGGGGACGCGACGTCGTTCCGCGCCGATGTCGAGCTCGTCGAGTGGCTCGGCGCCGACCTCTTCGTCTACTTCGACGTCGCGGCGCTACGCAGCGCGCGGCTCGGTGTCCTCGAGGAAGAGCTGGGCTTGCCGGCCGAGCACGATGGGCGGCTGCGCCTGGTGGCGCGGTTGGGGAGCGACTGTCGCGTGCGCGAGGGGGCGGGGGTGGCGCTCGGTATCGAGGCCGGGGCGATCCTGCTCTTCGATCCCGATAGTGGCGAGCGGATCGACATCGGCTGA